A stretch of DNA from Methanocalculus natronophilus:
TTTTTGTCATGAGACCAATCATCTGGTGCTATGTGGTCAGCTGTCACCGATGCTTTCAAAGACTCGCCCTCCCAGCTTCGTGTCGTCCGTTTTCTCCTTGAAAACGGCTTTGGCGTGAATAGTGCAGGAAAGATCACGGCAAACGGGATCGAGATGCCGGCAACCCAGGTGGCGCGTGCAATCGGTGTCGACCGCCGTGTCGTCGACACCACAGCGCGGAGCATCCTCGAGGATGACGCCCTGCGCGATGTCTTCTGTAACATCCGGGTAACACCGGATCTCTCCCAGGTTGCAGAAGCACTTGGCCTTGCCATCATCACCCTGATTCCGAAAAATGCAGCCGACAAGCATATCGTCTCTTCAGCTGTCAGCATCCTTGCAGACTATGATCTCTCAATCCGCCAGCTCTTCGTCACCGATCCCATATACTCCGAAGAGCCCAGACTCGTCATGATCATCGACAGCCCGCTCCCCCCCGGTATTGCAGAAGATCTCAGAAAACTGCCCCACGTGAAGCGCCTTATCCTCTAGCAGGACCCTTGAAAACGCATCTTCTATAAAAGGATCTATTGTATCAGCTCAAATCTGCAGGAGAGGACACTACACCCCCTGAATGTTGCCC
This window harbors:
- a CDS encoding regulator of amino acid metabolism, contains ACT domain protein, with the protein product MWSAVTDAFKDSPSQLRVVRFLLENGFGVNSAGKITANGIEMPATQVARAIGVDRRVVDTTARSILEDDALRDVFCNIRVTPDLSQVAEALGLAIITLIPKNAADKHIVSSAVSILADYDLSIRQLFVTDPIYSEEPRLVMIIDSPLPPGIAEDLRKLPHVKRLIL